One Actinomycetota bacterium DNA segment encodes these proteins:
- a CDS encoding TetR/AcrR family transcriptional regulator — translation MPDDKDKPSRLKASARRAQLIEVGRRVFAERGFEAASVEEIADRAKISKPIVYEHFGGKEGLYAVIVDREMEHVVARITEAISEGTPRERLESAALAFLTYVKEQPDGFAVLTRDAPVETATGGMSGLLNDVADRVSKIFAAELKKAGYDTKAAPIYAHALVGMVTFVGQWWTETRKPSVEDVSSHIAGLAWMGLRHLPKRPVLACKRRT, via the coding sequence ATGCCGGACGACAAGGACAAGCCGAGCCGCCTCAAGGCTTCCGCGCGACGCGCGCAGCTCATCGAGGTCGGCCGCCGCGTGTTCGCCGAGCGCGGCTTCGAGGCGGCGTCCGTCGAGGAGATCGCCGACCGCGCCAAGATCTCCAAGCCGATCGTGTACGAGCACTTCGGAGGCAAGGAAGGTCTCTACGCCGTCATCGTCGACCGCGAGATGGAGCACGTCGTCGCGCGGATCACCGAGGCGATCTCCGAAGGCACTCCAAGAGAACGGCTCGAAAGCGCGGCCCTTGCGTTCCTCACCTACGTCAAGGAGCAGCCCGACGGATTTGCGGTGCTCACTCGCGACGCTCCGGTCGAGACGGCGACCGGCGGCATGTCGGGATTGCTGAACGACGTGGCCGATCGAGTGTCGAAGATCTTCGCAGCCGAGTTGAAGAAGGCCGGCTACGACACCAAGGCCGCCCCGATCTATGCTCACGCGCTCGTCGGCATGGTCACCTTCGTCGGCCAGTGGTGGACCGAGACCCGAAAGCCCTCGGTCGAGGACGTCTCGAGTCACATCGCCGGGCTCGCCTGGATGGGCCTGCGCCATCTCCCCAAACGCCCCGTCCTGGCGTGCAAACGCCGCACCTAG
- a CDS encoding alpha/beta fold hydrolase, whose amino-acid sequence METTHATIHGNRIGYRTTGQGPAIVLIHGMAGSSETWEPIMPALAAHGTIIAPDLLGHGASAKPRGDYSLGSQAAGIRDLLVALGHERATIVGHSLGGGIAMQFAYQFPERCERLALVSSGGLGREVSVLLRALSVPGAEYVLAAGYAPFVLKAGAAVASWLGKLGLRPAPAAAEIWRSYASLTDPEARAAFIHTLRAVVDLGGQRVSARDRLYLTSEMPTLIVWGDGDPFIPVAHALAAHEAMPGSRLEILPESGHYPHRDAPERFAALLCDFLSHTEPAAVSANALRAGGAR is encoded by the coding sequence GTGGAAACAACCCACGCGACCATCCACGGGAACCGCATCGGCTATCGGACGACGGGCCAAGGCCCCGCGATCGTCCTGATCCACGGGATGGCAGGCAGTTCCGAGACGTGGGAACCGATCATGCCGGCCCTCGCAGCGCATGGGACGATCATCGCCCCGGATCTGCTGGGCCACGGCGCGTCCGCCAAGCCCCGCGGGGATTACTCGCTCGGGTCCCAAGCCGCCGGCATTCGCGACTTGCTCGTCGCACTGGGTCACGAGCGCGCGACGATCGTCGGGCATTCGCTCGGGGGCGGCATCGCAATGCAGTTCGCGTACCAGTTCCCCGAGAGGTGCGAACGACTCGCCCTCGTGTCCTCGGGCGGCCTCGGACGCGAGGTCAGCGTGCTGCTGCGGGCACTGTCCGTCCCGGGCGCCGAATACGTCCTCGCCGCCGGCTACGCGCCCTTCGTGCTGAAGGCGGGCGCCGCCGTCGCCTCATGGCTCGGCAAGCTCGGCCTGCGACCCGCTCCGGCCGCCGCCGAGATCTGGCGGAGCTACGCATCGCTGACCGATCCCGAGGCGCGCGCCGCGTTCATCCACACGCTCCGCGCCGTCGTGGACCTGGGCGGCCAGCGCGTGAGCGCGCGCGACCGTCTTTACCTGACGTCCGAGATGCCGACCCTGATCGTGTGGGGCGACGGCGATCCGTTCATCCCCGTCGCGCACGCGCTCGCCGCGCACGAGGCGATGCCCGGAAGCCGTCTGGAGATCCTGCCCGAATCCGGCCACTATCCGCATCGCGACGCGCCCGAGCGCTTCGCGGCACTGCTGTGCGACTTCCTGTCGCACACCGAGCCTGCCGCCGTTTCGGCGAACGCACTGCGCGCGGGTGGCGCGCGATGA
- a CDS encoding hemolysin III family protein, with the protein MSVGTLAQTGVARPSMRGRLHQIAFICSIPMGITLVAMGRTPLARASAAVYALSLAALYGVSASYHRLTWSPRARRRMRRLDHSTIFVLIAGTYTPVTVLVLTGVWRASIMVAVWAIALLGITLKITRIERMDRLGVVLYVALGWTAIVGMPRIVANLSVAGIVLLVAGGVLHSAGAVVYARRRPDPNPRVFGYHEVFHSLVIAGSLCHYALITTLVLAR; encoded by the coding sequence ATGAGCGTCGGCACGCTCGCTCAAACCGGCGTCGCGCGTCCGAGCATGCGCGGACGCCTGCACCAGATCGCGTTCATCTGCTCCATCCCGATGGGCATCACCCTGGTCGCGATGGGGCGCACCCCGCTCGCGCGCGCCTCCGCGGCGGTGTACGCGCTGAGCCTGGCCGCCCTCTACGGCGTCAGCGCCTCATACCACCGGCTTACCTGGTCGCCGCGCGCGCGCCGGCGCATGCGACGCCTCGACCATTCAACGATCTTCGTGCTGATCGCCGGAACGTACACGCCGGTCACGGTGCTGGTTCTCACCGGCGTGTGGCGCGCGTCAATCATGGTTGCCGTATGGGCAATCGCGCTGCTCGGGATCACGCTCAAGATCACTCGCATCGAGCGCATGGATCGACTCGGCGTCGTCTTGTACGTCGCGCTCGGATGGACCGCGATCGTCGGCATGCCGCGCATCGTCGCGAACCTGAGCGTGGCCGGCATCGTGCTCCTGGTCGCAGGCGGCGTGCTGCATTCCGCCGGAGCCGTCGTCTACGCGCGCCGCCGCCCCGACCCGAACCCGCGCGTCTTCGGCTACCACGAAGTCTTCCACTCGCTCGTCATCGCCGGCAGCCTGTGCCACTACGCTCTGATCACAACCCTCGTCCTCGCGCGCTGA
- a CDS encoding nucleotidyl transferase AbiEii/AbiGii toxin family protein: MIPEDLRGFLPADTVRTWESVGPLVPAPAYLAGGTAITVHLRHRISRDLDFFFDHDIDLDGLARALAEAGPFAVTMHTETTLSGVFSATRIQFLDARSHHAVDDDSTVGTLRVASMRDLVAMKLKVIEDRGELRDYFDLMAIEQAERGAAETGLGDFLDRYRPKDSGSALLHIVEALGYLDDVDEDDLVPRTKNEVASYWTRRQPAVLRAMGRIS; encoded by the coding sequence GTGATCCCCGAAGACCTTCGCGGGTTCCTTCCCGCTGACACGGTGCGCACCTGGGAGTCCGTCGGACCCTTGGTGCCGGCACCTGCGTATCTTGCCGGCGGCACGGCGATCACCGTCCACCTCCGGCATCGGATCAGCCGCGACCTGGACTTCTTCTTTGACCACGATATCGATCTCGACGGTCTGGCGAGGGCGCTCGCGGAGGCCGGTCCTTTCGCGGTCACGATGCACACTGAGACGACATTGAGCGGAGTGTTCTCTGCAACCAGGATCCAGTTCCTCGACGCGCGCAGTCATCATGCCGTCGATGACGACAGCACCGTGGGCACGCTCCGCGTGGCGTCGATGCGCGATCTCGTCGCGATGAAGTTGAAGGTCATCGAGGATCGAGGAGAACTTCGCGACTACTTCGACCTCATGGCGATCGAGCAAGCCGAACGTGGCGCCGCCGAGACGGGCCTTGGGGACTTCCTGGACAGATATCGTCCGAAGGACTCAGGATCCGCCCTGTTGCACATCGTGGAAGCGCTCGGTTACCTCGACGACGTAGACGAGGACGATCTCGTGCCGCGCACGAAGAACGAAGTCGCGAGTTACTGGACACGCCGCCAACCAGCGGTGCTCCGTGCGATGGGCCGGATCTCGTAG
- a CDS encoding helix-turn-helix domain-containing protein, giving the protein MDTIYSLPEVARELGVSVDRVRRTAAELGMRLARAGSARNATTVVRPQQRAVLRSTIGAVPTDRAARWSRADVQVLAALARAPRGLVSARALARRAGVSPATALKSLSMLTQCGLVQQEPERLALGRVRDTAIYRIGRSTSLWKTLAPRISRTQLPVRPSAPLRRVPNELLHLFWNTHWNQLRLDSSSAYIARRLVTSGDLDGLAWGAAHLDEAAWRHAAQTRGINARRRRLAENIAQECARDPRRPSRVPSR; this is encoded by the coding sequence GTGGACACGATATATTCGCTGCCGGAAGTTGCGCGTGAGTTGGGCGTGTCGGTCGATCGCGTTCGCCGGACCGCGGCTGAACTAGGCATGCGGCTGGCGCGCGCCGGCAGCGCCCGGAACGCCACCACGGTCGTGCGCCCGCAGCAGCGCGCCGTCCTGCGCTCAACCATCGGGGCAGTGCCAACCGATCGTGCCGCGCGTTGGTCCCGTGCCGACGTGCAGGTACTGGCAGCGCTCGCTCGCGCGCCCCGCGGGTTGGTGTCGGCGCGCGCGCTCGCGCGTCGCGCCGGAGTGTCCCCCGCAACGGCCCTCAAGAGTCTCTCGATGCTCACGCAATGCGGCCTTGTGCAGCAGGAGCCGGAACGGCTCGCGCTTGGACGGGTGCGCGATACGGCTATCTATCGGATCGGTCGCTCGACTTCGCTTTGGAAGACCCTCGCGCCGCGGATATCGCGCACGCAACTTCCCGTCCGACCGAGCGCGCCATTGCGGCGCGTGCCGAATGAACTTCTCCATCTCTTTTGGAATACGCACTGGAATCAGCTCCGTCTCGACAGCTCGTCGGCGTACATCGCGCGCAGGCTTGTCACCAGCGGCGATCTCGATGGACTCGCGTGGGGCGCGGCGCATCTGGATGAGGCGGCCTGGAGGCATGCTGCACAGACCCGCGGCATCAACGCTCGGCGGCGACGGCTCGCCGAGAACATTGCGCAGGAGTGTGCCCGTGATCCCCGAAGACCTTCGCGGGTTCCTTCCCGCTGA
- a CDS encoding penicillin acylase family protein translates to MKTRVLALAACLAVASTGLTATAQPTQETVKILRDSYGVPHIFADDDLKGAFASGYALAEDRLFQMEILRRAGKGRLAELVGDQDAIGGQTAAEFDIAIRRELYTEPERQDMFAELQKTDPASADSFMAFVDGVNLRIAEDLADPVNKLPSEYLALGTLPQPWTVTDSIAFAAVGLSIFGAEGGHEVQNACMLSDLSSRLNSEQEAKGVFDDLFWIDDPDAPTTINEGEAVWPNKVGRFSAAQMALVNDPQIGPAICKAAAAQRAEEAAIDSVGKRLGIGGLFSPGHSNALVIAGSHTSTGHPMLGGGPQVGYSTPSFFWESGLHTPHYDSVGVNLPLGPGNIMGRTSTLAFTITSGIDDQIDTYVERLNPDNLRQYGEPGHWQDMDCRTETFLVRMNPTSPPDSPGVSPDDPARATPPVRPVVQELCRTVHGPVFFIDAENHVAFSHKKAHWMQDLKGAATWLNLGRKTTLTGPNSVEEALEGFPFTFNFNYASTSGDIAYFHRGLTPLRPDNTDPRLPLPGLGHEWRRGPDGKDYVANSAILTTDGKKAATIVNPAQGYFANWNNKPIKGWGGAGEARELWGPRHRMEGISREVDRLIASDTPIKLNEGDADPTTVPSCFTQDDYRIGTDPLGCVSSVNGIIRKAATSDIHALTVLPFLAKAFAVEGTSVDSVEYKAYEKMKQWSDDGAPLLRSGSEQTYRSPGVAIYREWRRRLQGGLLDGALGSYSRSMDFPLVIDSSNEDDHGSYLTPDSVLYHVLTHDSEFQVPGLPAPTTLTPSRNYCAPQSCVELMVSTLAQTVAALKTRFSSGDQSTWREPVIVSSVPSLGGAPDITMERMNRGSFNQLHDFGVGPGFRTYNVVPPGQSGMVDIPTLLAGQTADDPAAAVGAGNPHVFDQKPLYEGWRYKPLIQDQGALAGATEEAVPYVRGVVPNLNTAALRNLARTITQAGVPLPGVDLFGEVSNK, encoded by the coding sequence ATGAAGACAAGAGTGCTCGCTCTCGCCGCTTGCCTCGCGGTCGCCTCGACGGGCCTTACCGCGACGGCGCAACCGACGCAGGAAACCGTCAAGATCCTTCGCGATTCGTACGGGGTGCCGCACATCTTTGCCGACGACGACCTCAAGGGCGCTTTCGCGTCCGGGTACGCCCTTGCCGAGGACCGGCTTTTCCAGATGGAGATCTTGCGGCGCGCCGGGAAGGGCCGGCTTGCCGAACTGGTCGGCGATCAGGATGCGATCGGCGGACAGACTGCGGCCGAGTTCGACATCGCCATCCGACGGGAGTTGTACACCGAGCCTGAGCGTCAAGACATGTTCGCCGAGTTGCAAAAGACCGATCCGGCGTCGGCGGACTCATTCATGGCTTTTGTCGATGGAGTGAATCTGCGCATCGCTGAGGATCTTGCCGATCCCGTCAACAAGCTCCCGTCCGAGTACCTCGCGCTCGGAACATTGCCGCAGCCGTGGACGGTGACGGACTCGATCGCATTCGCCGCAGTGGGTCTGAGCATCTTCGGCGCGGAGGGCGGCCACGAGGTGCAGAACGCCTGCATGTTGTCGGACCTGTCTTCGCGACTCAACAGTGAGCAAGAAGCGAAAGGTGTCTTCGACGACCTGTTCTGGATCGACGACCCGGACGCGCCCACGACCATCAACGAAGGCGAGGCCGTGTGGCCGAACAAGGTCGGGCGCTTCAGCGCCGCCCAAATGGCGCTCGTGAACGATCCGCAGATTGGGCCGGCGATATGCAAGGCGGCGGCAGCCCAGCGCGCCGAAGAGGCAGCCATCGACAGCGTCGGGAAGCGGCTCGGCATCGGCGGGCTGTTCTCCCCAGGTCATTCCAACGCTCTGGTCATCGCGGGCAGCCACACCTCGACCGGGCACCCGATGCTTGGAGGTGGGCCGCAAGTCGGCTACTCGACGCCGAGCTTCTTCTGGGAATCCGGCCTGCACACGCCGCACTACGACTCGGTCGGCGTCAATCTGCCGCTCGGGCCCGGCAACATCATGGGCAGAACCAGCACTTTGGCCTTCACGATCACGTCGGGGATCGACGATCAGATCGACACATACGTTGAGAGATTGAACCCCGATAACCTCCGGCAGTACGGCGAGCCGGGTCACTGGCAGGACATGGACTGTCGCACCGAGACCTTCCTCGTGCGCATGAACCCGACCAGTCCTCCCGATTCTCCCGGCGTGTCGCCCGACGATCCGGCGCGCGCGACGCCGCCGGTCCGCCCGGTCGTTCAAGAGTTGTGCCGCACCGTCCACGGTCCGGTCTTCTTCATCGACGCGGAGAACCACGTCGCATTCAGCCACAAGAAAGCGCACTGGATGCAGGATCTGAAGGGTGCGGCGACCTGGCTGAATCTCGGCCGGAAGACGACGCTCACCGGCCCGAACAGCGTCGAGGAGGCTCTTGAGGGCTTTCCTTTCACCTTCAACTTCAACTACGCCTCGACCAGTGGTGACATCGCATACTTCCATCGTGGGCTCACACCGCTGCGTCCCGACAACACCGACCCGCGGTTGCCGCTTCCCGGACTCGGCCACGAGTGGCGCAGAGGACCGGACGGCAAGGACTACGTCGCCAACTCCGCCATCCTGACCACCGACGGCAAGAAGGCGGCAACGATCGTCAACCCCGCACAGGGCTACTTCGCCAACTGGAACAACAAGCCGATCAAGGGGTGGGGCGGAGCCGGTGAAGCGCGCGAGTTGTGGGGGCCGAGGCACCGGATGGAAGGCATCTCCCGCGAGGTCGACCGCCTCATCGCATCCGATACTCCGATCAAGTTGAACGAGGGTGACGCCGACCCCACGACAGTTCCGAGTTGCTTCACGCAAGACGACTACCGGATCGGCACCGACCCGCTCGGCTGCGTGAGTTCGGTCAACGGCATCATTCGCAAGGCGGCCACGAGCGACATCCACGCGCTTACGGTCTTGCCCTTCCTTGCCAAGGCGTTTGCCGTCGAGGGAACGTCCGTAGACTCGGTTGAGTACAAGGCGTACGAGAAGATGAAGCAGTGGAGCGATGACGGCGCGCCGCTGCTGCGGTCGGGCTCGGAGCAGACGTATCGTTCGCCCGGGGTGGCGATCTACCGCGAGTGGCGGCGCCGCTTGCAGGGCGGTCTTCTAGACGGTGCGCTCGGGTCGTACAGCCGCAGCATGGACTTCCCGCTCGTTATCGATAGCAGCAACGAGGACGATCACGGGAGTTATCTCACACCCGACAGCGTGCTCTACCACGTCCTCACGCATGACTCGGAGTTCCAGGTTCCCGGGTTACCGGCGCCGACCACGCTGACGCCTTCGCGCAACTACTGCGCACCGCAATCGTGCGTGGAGTTGATGGTGTCGACCCTGGCCCAAACGGTCGCGGCGTTGAAGACGAGATTCTCGTCGGGTGATCAATCGACCTGGCGTGAACCCGTGATCGTGAGTTCGGTTCCCTCGCTTGGTGGGGCGCCCGACATCACGATGGAGCGCATGAATCGCGGAAGCTTCAACCAATTGCACGACTTCGGGGTTGGGCCGGGATTTCGCACGTACAACGTCGTGCCGCCCGGGCAGAGCGGCATGGTTGACATTCCGACGCTGTTGGCCGGCCAGACTGCCGACGATCCGGCGGCGGCCGTCGGTGCGGGCAACCCGCACGTGTTCGACCAGAAGCCGCTATACGAAGGCTGGCGCTACAAGCCCCTCATTCAAGACCAAGGTGCTCTCGCCGGTGCGACGGAAGAGGCGGTTCCGTACGTGCGCGGCGTCGTGCCGAATCTCAACACGGCAGCCCTGCGGAACCTCGCCCGGACCATCACCCAGGCCGGAGTCCCTCTTCCCGGTGTGGATCTGTTCGGCGAGGTCTCCAACAAATAG
- a CDS encoding methyltransferase domain-containing protein: MTPSELAARLAAGWTPTLLDVRTALEWRQERIPGFQHRSLLRALRVNARGPTVVACRSGHRAQIAAGRMRGEVYVLDGGVKAWEKAGLPIERGKADAVSRLIDLVDLLGFRRWRRRIASGARGLVMELGAGNGRNAAFYRPGVRLVAVEPDPEALRALQSGNQAKGAFVVCARAEALPFRDNVFDTTVVTLVFCSVDDPDRAATELARTLKDDGEVRGAEHVLARGLLGRLLKIMAPSWHRMTGSCRIDRTTMETFARAGLQPTVRARRRGHVRCIYGNQGRLNRFLEPHE; this comes from the coding sequence ATGACTCCATCTGAACTGGCGGCGCGCTTGGCGGCCGGGTGGACGCCCACGCTGCTCGATGTGCGCACGGCATTAGAGTGGCGACAGGAGCGGATCCCTGGTTTTCAGCACCGCTCGCTCTTGCGCGCGCTGCGAGTGAACGCGCGCGGCCCCACCGTCGTGGCTTGCCGCAGCGGACATCGCGCGCAGATTGCCGCCGGGCGGATGCGCGGCGAGGTGTACGTGCTCGACGGTGGAGTGAAGGCGTGGGAGAAGGCCGGCCTTCCGATCGAGCGCGGCAAGGCGGATGCGGTGAGTCGCCTCATCGATCTGGTTGACTTGCTCGGCTTTCGACGCTGGCGGCGCAGGATCGCCTCGGGCGCGCGCGGCCTGGTGATGGAACTCGGCGCGGGAAACGGCCGCAACGCTGCTTTCTATCGGCCCGGGGTGCGACTGGTCGCCGTGGAACCCGATCCCGAAGCGTTGCGCGCCCTGCAGTCCGGGAACCAAGCAAAGGGTGCGTTCGTGGTGTGTGCTCGCGCCGAAGCCTTGCCGTTCCGCGACAACGTATTCGACACGACGGTCGTCACCCTGGTGTTCTGCAGCGTCGATGACCCCGATCGCGCGGCTACCGAACTCGCACGCACGCTCAAGGACGACGGTGAGGTGCGCGGCGCCGAGCATGTGCTCGCGCGGGGACTGCTCGGACGACTCCTGAAGATCATGGCGCCCTCGTGGCACCGGATGACAGGCAGTTGCCGGATCGACCGCACCACGATGGAGACGTTCGCGCGCGCCGGACTCCAGCCGACGGTGCGCGCGCGCCGCCGGGGGCATGTTCGTTGCATATACGGCAACCAAGGCCGGCTAAACCGATTCCTGGAACCCCACGAGTAG
- a CDS encoding acyl-CoA dehydrogenase, with protein sequence MVLLNPSNHDREYPGDPASREIMRKTIAFFEAKGRGKIKRDDHERTWYQDFLDFQAAEGLFATLLTPAGLGEGTRWDTWRNCEFNEILGFYGLPYWYTWQVTILGLGPIWMSDNEAAKRKTAQLLKEGGVFAFGLSEKEHGADLYSTEMSLRAQPDGTFLANGRKYYIGNANVAALVSTFGKMQDTGDYVFFTVGSGEPGYECVQNVVNSQNFVAEYALNDYPVAAEDMLSVGRDAWDAALNTVNVGKFNLGWASIGICTHAFYEAIDHAAGRILYGNPVTDFPHVRQLLTDAYARLVAMKLFALRASDYMRAASHEDRRYLLYNPIVKMKVTTQGEEVINLLWDVIAAKGFEKDTYFEMAARDIRALPKLEGTVHVNMALIVKFMANYFLNPDTFPEIAQRNEATEDEFLWHQGPTRGLGKIRFHDYNLAYAQVDLPNAAVFREQIALLKEWLTTSPPDESQQRDIDYLLTLGELFTLVAYGQLIIENAKIYGIEDDLLDQIFDFMVRDFSKFALQLYSKPSSSASQMALALKMIRKPVVDTARYERVWKDHVFALKGAYKMSD encoded by the coding sequence ATGGTGCTCCTCAATCCTTCCAACCATGATCGCGAGTATCCCGGCGATCCCGCCTCGCGCGAGATCATGCGCAAGACGATCGCGTTCTTCGAAGCCAAGGGCCGTGGCAAGATCAAGAGAGACGACCACGAGCGAACCTGGTATCAGGACTTCCTCGACTTCCAGGCGGCCGAAGGTCTCTTCGCCACTCTTCTTACGCCCGCCGGCCTCGGCGAGGGAACGCGCTGGGATACCTGGCGCAACTGCGAGTTCAACGAGATCCTCGGCTTTTACGGCCTTCCGTATTGGTACACCTGGCAGGTCACCATCCTCGGACTCGGGCCGATCTGGATGAGCGACAACGAGGCCGCGAAGCGCAAGACCGCTCAGTTGCTGAAGGAAGGCGGCGTGTTCGCGTTTGGGTTGTCGGAGAAGGAGCACGGCGCCGACCTCTACTCGACCGAGATGTCGCTGCGCGCGCAGCCCGACGGCACGTTCCTCGCCAACGGACGCAAGTACTACATCGGAAACGCAAACGTCGCAGCCTTGGTCTCGACCTTCGGGAAGATGCAGGACACCGGCGACTACGTGTTCTTCACGGTCGGGTCGGGCGAACCCGGCTACGAGTGCGTGCAAAACGTTGTCAATTCACAGAACTTCGTCGCCGAGTACGCCCTCAACGATTACCCGGTCGCCGCAGAAGACATGCTGTCGGTTGGGCGGGACGCGTGGGACGCTGCGCTGAACACGGTGAACGTCGGCAAGTTCAACCTCGGGTGGGCATCGATCGGAATCTGCACGCACGCCTTCTACGAAGCCATCGACCACGCCGCCGGCCGCATTCTTTACGGCAATCCCGTCACCGACTTCCCGCACGTTCGCCAACTGCTGACCGACGCGTACGCGCGCCTGGTCGCGATGAAGCTTTTCGCGCTGCGCGCCTCGGACTACATGCGCGCCGCCTCGCACGAGGATCGCCGGTACTTGCTCTACAACCCGATCGTGAAGATGAAAGTCACGACTCAGGGAGAGGAAGTCATCAACCTGCTGTGGGACGTGATCGCCGCCAAGGGTTTTGAGAAAGACACCTACTTCGAGATGGCTGCCCGGGACATCCGCGCGCTGCCGAAACTCGAGGGCACCGTTCACGTGAACATGGCCTTGATCGTGAAGTTCATGGCCAACTACTTCTTGAACCCCGACACGTTCCCCGAGATCGCGCAGCGAAACGAGGCGACCGAGGACGAGTTCTTGTGGCACCAAGGGCCGACGCGCGGCCTCGGCAAGATCCGCTTCCACGACTACAACCTCGCTTACGCGCAGGTCGATCTGCCGAACGCCGCAGTGTTCCGGGAGCAGATCGCGCTACTCAAGGAGTGGCTGACGACGTCTCCGCCGGACGAGTCGCAGCAGCGCGACATCGACTACCTGCTCACCCTCGGCGAGTTGTTCACTCTTGTGGCCTACGGACAACTCATCATCGAGAACGCCAAGATCTACGGCATCGAGGACGACCTGCTCGATCAGATCTTCGACTTCATGGTGAGGGACTTCTCTAAGTTCGCGCTGCAGTTGTACTCAAAGCCGTCGAGTTCGGCGTCGCAGATGGCGCTGGCGCTGAAGATGATCCGCAAGCCCGTGGTGGACACCGCGCGCTACGAGCGCGTGTGGAAAGACCACGTGTTCGCGCTCAAAGGCGCCTACAAGATGAGCGACTAG